CAGTCACCTACACCTGTCCAGACTGCCTGGTAAGGGCCTCTCCAATCCCCTCACCATTGACGCTTTCTGAAGGCTTCCACAGCCTCCAAggcagcctccctgcctccactctCTGTCACTCTGCTCCTTCCTCCCCATCACTCACAGATTATCTTTTCAAGGGTACCAGAATGGAAGCTCTCCAAAGGCAAGGACAATGTCTGTTTGGCTTACCTGTCCCACATCCAACATGGCACCTGGAACAAGGTAACTCAGTAAAAATGTCAAGCCTCTGAGAGGGTGCCCGGAGAAATCAATGGggaaggacagtcttttcaataccTGGCACTGGGACAACCGGATATCcacatgtgcggtggctcatgcctgtaatcccagcactcttggaggATGAGGCAGATAGACCActagtcaggagttcgagaccagcctagccaacatggtgaaaccatctactaaaaatgcaataatttgccaggcatggtggcacatgcttgtaatctcagctactcaggaggctgaggtaggagaatcacttgagcccaagaggcggaggttgcagtgagccaagactgcatcactgcactccagcctgaacaacagagcaagactctgtctcaaaaaaaaaaaaaaaaaaagagagactgaaCTCCTACTTCACATCATTTACAAAATACAACACAAAATGGATCAAAcacctaaatgtaagagttacatctataaaactcttagaacaaGAGatgctgggcacgatggctcatgcctttaaccccaacactttggaggccgagacaggaggatagcttaaagctaggagtttgagaccagcctggacaacacagtgagaccttgtctctaccaaaaaaaaaaaaaaaaaaaattcaattttttcacagtagcgtgatcttggctcattgcagcctccgcctggtgggctcaagcaattcccccgcctcagcctcccgagtagctgggaccacaggcatgcgccaccacatccggctaattttgtatttttagtagagatgggggtttcaccatcttggccaggctggtcttgaactcctgacctcaggcaatctgcccgcctcggcctcccaaagtgctaggattataggcgtgagccactgcacccgacaaaaaaaaaatcatggggaggccgagacgggcggatcacaaggtcaggagattgagaccatcctggctaacatggtgaaacctcgtctctactaaaaaaatacaaaaaactggccgggcgtggtggcgggcgcctgtagtcccagctactcgggaggctgaggcaggagaatggcgtaaacctgggaggcggagcttgcagtgagctgagatatggccactgcactccagcctgggagacagagggagactctgtctcaaaacaaaacaaaacaaaatacatgaaTGTGCATAGCAACATTAATCGTAATAGCtacaaagtagaaacaacccaatgtCCAATgggtaagaaaatgtggcatacacaGAGTAAAACAGTATCCGCCACAAAAAGGACTGAAGTACTGCTTTGATACATTCTATGACACggatgaatcttgaagacattatgttaagtgaaagaagccaatcacaaaaggtcttgtgtgattccatttataggaaccatgaaatgtccagaagaggcaaatcgacagagacagaaagtagagtagtGACTGGCAGGGACTGAGAGGGTCCGGGAGGAATGAAGAATGACTGCTGATGGGCATGGCTCTCCATTCCGGCTAAcgaaaatgtcctaaaattagTTGTGGTGCCAGTTACACAACTCTGTGGCTATACTAAAATAACTTGTACATTGAATGGGTTAATTGCATGAAATGTGAATTATCTCCCAATAAAGCTGTGAAAACAATGTCAAGCCCCTGATCAAACCCTTGTCTTTATCCCTCAGGATAAagagcacatttcttttttttctttttttttttttttttttttgagacggagtctcgctctgtatcccgggctggagtgcagtggccggatctcagctcactgcaagctccgcctcccgggtttacgccattctcctgcctcagcctcccgagtagctgggactacaggcgcccgccacctcgcccggctagttttttgtattttttagtagagatggggtttcacggtgttcgccaggatggtctcgatctcctgacctcgtgatccgcccgtctcggcctcccaaagtgctgggattacaggcttgagccaccgcgcccggccaagagcaCATTTCTTAACAGCACAGCATGCCCCTTAGGCCATAGGGCCTATGATGACTCCTGTGACCTCACCTCTCCCTGCCCTGACCCCCACACACTCTGTCTGCCATATAAACGCAGCCGCCCCTTCTCTGTACATCTGTTGCTTCCTCTGCCTGAACTGCTCTTCCACACCCAGCCCCTGGCTCTCACCCCTCAATGCTGTCCTATCCTCGGCTTTTAGCCTAGATGCCAACACCTCCAgctcccttctttttttaaattttaatttaatttaatttttttggtagagatagggtctcactatgttggccaggctggtcttgaacttccgacctcaagtgatcctcctgcctcagcctcccaaagtgctaggattacaggcgtgagccactgtgcctggcctccaggtCCTTCCTGACTGTAATCTTCTTCCACCTCTGCAGATCGGGGTGGGTGTCCCTTTTCTGTGCTTCACGTAATAATAGCAGTGTCACCACTGACAGCTTTCAGGCTTGTGCAAACATTGTGTGAAGATCCTGAGTGGGCAGCTCTCCCTACACACCCACATGCCATCTTCATAGCAGTTGTCTCAGGTAACAGTATTTCCATGACAcaagcaaggaaactgaggctcagagcagtgAGGTGACACGCCCAGGTCAGGATGCTCTTGACCCCTGTGCATTGTGTCCTCGCTCCCCAATCACAGCAGCAGCCACGCAATGTTGTGTTCACTGCTGCTATCTCCACCAACTGACCATCaaagcctggaggacagaggctGTGTTTGATGCGTTCCAGCCCTCCCACTCTCCCGCCCCATCTCTGACCAGCTGTGCCACCTAAAGCaaattgcttaacttctctgggttTTGGATCCCTCGTCTGTAAAATAGATGGATGGTAACTGCCCCTATTtcacaaggttgttgtgaggattaaatgaggtggAAATACCGCAAGTGCTTAGAAGCAAGCCAGGTATGTGGCGGGCGCTCAATAAACTGTTGCAAAGGTGATGATCTCTGCATCAGCATCGCCCAGCACAAGGTCTGGCCTGTGGGAGGGACCAGTGCAGGTCCCTCCTGGGTGGGTAGGAAATCAAGGGAGCACACCCAGCCTCCAGTCTGGAGAGGCCTGTGGCCCACCAGGCACGCCCTCTCTGAGCAGTAGCTGGAACCACTGCCCCAACCCCACAGccctgccctggtcctgccacCCAGACACTACTCACGGGAAGGTAGACGCAGCAAAGCAGAGAATGGAGATCAAGCCCAGGCCCACACTGGCCTCATCCCAGCCGTCCTGGGCACATTCACCCAGCACATCCCATATCCACTGGATGGAGCCATTAGGGCAGCTGGAGAAGTTGCGGGAGCCCAGTTTCTTCCAGACCATGGCTGTGGAGGAGGGGCGCCCGGCCAGGCGGGTCTGCACGGGAGGGAGGGTGCTGGTGTTCCGAGGCCGGCAAGGGTTCTACAGGGAGGAAGTGAGGAGGCTTTCAGCACTGGGAGGTCCAGGTCCTATTCATGGTCATCCCAAACGAAGCTCATCCCAGCCTTTTCACCGGGTGCCTCGCCCGGAACCAGAGAAGGGCAAAGACATAATCCTCACCCACCAGGACCCGATCAGCCCCCAGGTACACAGATCACAGCAAACACATGCCAGCTACAGACGCATGCAGGCAGCGCGCTGGATCTGCAGAAGGGACGGGCGTGTTCAAACCCCCGCTTCACCACGCATTCATGCTGGACTTTGGGCAAAGACTCAGCGTTTCTGTGCCTGAGCCCTCTCATCTGTAACCGGGGTCCTCACAGCGCTCGTCCCACATACGGATGTTGTGTGGGTTCAATGAGTTCATACACAGTGTGATGAACGGAGCCCTCCATGTTATCTTTTCCTATGACTCTTGAATGCTTAGGTTGGTCctaatttattgttattatcgTAAATTACTCTGTAAGGATCTGCTGAGGCCAGGCCCATCAAGTTCATCTAATTTACAGCAGGCTGCAGCCAggagcgatggctcatgcctgtaatccccacactttgggagaccaaggcgggaggacagcttgagcccaggagacggagaccagcctggcggtctgggcaacataacgagaccctatctataaaaaaaaaaaaaaagaaaaaaatacaaaagttagccaaacAAGGTGGTGTGCGCCTCAggtcctagctactcatgaggctgaggtgggagatcacttgagcctaggaggtagacGCTATAGAGAGCCACGATCTCACCAatgtactccaacctggatgacagagcaagaccctgtgtcgaaacaacaataacaaaagataaGGGCTACGCACTGcgccagcactctaggaggctgaggcgggaaagatcacttcagcccaggagttcgagaacagcctgggcaacgctgTCTCCACAAcaatattcaaaaattagccaggtgtggaggcacacgcttgtagtcccagctagctactcaggaggctaaggtggaggaatcgcttgagcccaggaggtggagggtgcacagcaagccatgatcgtgccactgcactccagcctgggcgacagagccggactctgtcttaaaagaaaaacacacacacacacacacacaaaccataaAGCAGGTTGCCCCACACAGATGAGGCAAGTGGAGAAGAGGAGCAAGGGATCCCCGGGTTTGCCTGAGTGACAAGGACTCAAGTCTGGGACACTGCAGCCTGTATTCTCCCAGGAGCTCACAGAGCGTGGCGGACGCCTACCAGCAGGGAGTCCACAGCCACCTCCTCACTGTCACACTGACAAAGCCAGAATATGGCTGATCAcagaggtgggcagggcaggcCTCTCCCGGTACCCGGGCATCCTGGACAGTGCGTAGGGCAGTCATTGCCTGCGTGACACCttagaggagggagggaaagtgaGGCTCGGCTGGGCCATCTCTATCAGCGATCGTCACCACAGCTCGGACCAGCGAGCCAAGCCTCCTGCATGCATTCATGTTTCATCTTCACAGCAACTATGAAGTGGGGACCACTGATATCCACAAGGAGCCTGAGCCAGAGTGCGGAAGTGATGTGCCAAGGCCACCCAGCCAGGAAGCTACAGAGTCAAACCCAAGACTCAGACCGACACCCCTGCTCATGGCCACCTGCCACACCGCCCGCCTCAGGTGCATCTGTCACCACCGAAGCAGAAGCCTTTTGTGGCTGCCTAGCAAgcagatgcagagagagagagatagagagagagagagagagagagaaagagagagagagagaagcctctGTGGTCTGGCAGGACGGCACAGCCACAACGTGGGCTTCCCCTCTTCTCCCTGTGCTTAGAGGGGATTTCCTCACGCAGGCGGCGGCTGTCTCTAGCTGCCTTCATTCCCACCTGTGTCAGGAGGCCTGGACTCCCCAGCTAGTCCCTGGCTGGCCCCACGGAACTGCTGAGGACAGAGACCAGGGAGCACCAGGAGGGAAAGGAAGTGAGTCAGCACCTCCTCTCAGGAAGCCGCAGACCCTCAGCCCTAATGTGACTCGCTATGGGCAGAGGCCCTAGACCTGAAGGTAAGGGCGCCCCGGGTCACTGGACTAcctccagggcctggcacaggcaGGGAGGCTGAAAGCCTCTTCGTTGTGTCTTCGTGGCCCACCTGGGGGACCATCAGCACAGCTGATGTTAGAAGCCTTCACCTGATGCCCCGTCTCCAGCCCCTGAAAGGCCACTCCAAATTAGCCTAGAGTCCaggtgtggccgggcgcagtggctcacacctgtaattccagcagtttgggaggctgaggcagttggatcactcgagctcaggagcTGGaaaacaacctggccaacatggtgaaaccccatctctatcaaaaatacaaaaattagctgcgcgtggtggtgcgtgcctgtaatcccagctacccgggaggctggggcagtagaatcacttgaactcaggaggcagaggttgcagtgagccaagatcgcaccattgcactccagcctggctgacagagcgagactctgtctcaaaaacaaaacaaaacacaaacaaaaaaaccatataGTCCAGGTAAGAACTACACGTTTGCAATGCCAAAGGCATTTCAAATCATGTCCTCATGTTCTCAGCCACCACTCCCAACTGGGCTGCAACCCCACACCCCCTAGCAGAATCTGAAGACAAGGCTGCAGCTCATCCACTGCCATCCCCACCACTCCCCGGCAAGGTCGGGTATACTGTGCTCATTTGACAGCTGAGGCTGAGCGGCCTTGGAAGTGAGTTAACCGGCCTGAGCCTGTCTATAAAAGGGGGCTAATGACACTCACTCCTTGGGGCAGCTGTCCTGACTAAATGCACATAAAGCTCTCAGCCCCTGTGCCTGATGACACACGGCAGCGACTGTTTTCAGGATGAGAGTCCAGCATCTCAACCACCTTGGGGGCTCTCACTTCCCCCTTTCCCCAGGTTAGGGAAGAAATGAAATGGACGCATCTCAGTACGTGTGTGTTGGGGGGTTGTCTCGAGGAAGGTACCTTGGTTTACGGAGCCTGCAGCCTGTCTCTCACTTCCCTTTCCCCAGGTTAGGGAGGAAATGAAACGGACACATCTCaatatgtgtgtgttggggaattGTCTTGAGGAAGGTACCTTGGTTTATGGATCCAGGATACTGGGTGGGTGGCCCCCTAACCTCGGACAGGACCCATATGCAATCTGCAACTCAGGACACTTTGAGACACACCTGATCCCCGAACAGAAGGGCCTTGCTCTGAGGGCCATCCTGCGTAGTTCCTGTCACCTAGAAGCCAGGCATGGGCCCACTTCCCGTTCACACAGCACTGAGCAAATGGATGTCCAAGGTTGCAATGGAGCTTGACCTCATCTGTAAGGATGGCAAGGACCCCAGAAGGGGTACCCTGGAATCACCCTTGGAGGGTGCATGTTCAAAATCTGGAGTCAGTGCACCTGGGCTGCGGCTTAGAGATTCTGGGTTTAAGAAGTCCTCCAGCGATTCTGCTCCATCTGGTGCACTTTGAGAAAGGCTGGGTTGGAGATGGCATCTCCTGCCACACCCAAACTCTTCTCCCTGATCCCAAGCTGAGTCAGGGATGCTTTAGGCACATGATCACAGCCGATCATGTTCCACCTTTGTCTGCAGAATCAAGTCCAAATTACCTGAGGCTAGGCCTCAAGTTACTCCAAGAACTGCCCTCCCAACCTTATCTCCTGCCTCCTGACCCATGTCTTCAGTCATTTCAGGTCTCCAGGCTTTTGCACGTGCTATCTCTTCCCCTAGAAGTGTCCTGCTCCCCTTCAAGGGCCTGGTCATGAAAATAAGAAGACTCACTTCTAAATTGCCCTTTCAAAGATGTCCCGTGAGAGCTGGCTGGATAAGGCCTGccaccttcccctctcccctcccccacataCCTGAAGAACGCTACCACCATCCTCTGCGACCAGTGTCCTTGAAACACACTCTCCCGACTCTGGGTTGTGCATTTCTTATTCTCCAGGTCTAAACACACCTAGAGGTTCAGCAAatgttgagagagagaaagagagagaggcagagagaaggacagagtgaagaagacaggaaataggggcgaggaaaggagaaagggggtaaagagacagaagaggaaggaaaggagaaaggaggaagaggggatAGCTTCGAGCTCGAACAGTCCAGGGTTGAGGAGAAAAGCACTCCGGAACAGACCTGCCCAATGCCTACCAGTCTGGAACTCAAGTGATTTAGCTTTGTAGTGCTCATCTGAAAAGTAGGGGAATAATGCAATACCCACCACCTAGGCTGACTGCAGAGTTAAATGAGACAATCCAGGCCAAGCGATTACAAGGGTGCCTggcacaggcactcaacaccaacAGCCCAAAATGACTATTCTGTGTTCTCGCTGTAGGCCCTCCAGCGTCCAGGCACACAGGTGCCTTCAGTAAGCCTTGATCAGACATGACCTGTGACCCTGGCCCAGGACCTCTCACACTTTCAGACTCAGACTCTCCATGCACACGTTTGGAAACCTACCCTAAGCACGGCGTGGGAGGAGGCAGTGTGGGTACTCGTCCCTGCAGACCTGGGGAGAATGTGGGGGGAGAAGCGTCCTGGCTCGGGGCTACCACCCACTCCAGGCCTCGGCGTCCTCGGCCACAGCTCCCTCCTGGTGACTCAGACCGGTGCGGGCCGCCTGTTTGGAGGGATAATGATAGGACAGCTGCTGGGGCCAGCGCCGCGAGGGCCCCTCGCCCGGCCGGCCCGGGAAAAACGAAGCAGCCATCAGATGCCAAGGGGCCGGTCGGCCGGGACAGGAGGTGAAAGGGGACCCGGCCCCCAGCTCCTGGCCAGGCCAGCTCGAGAGGCCGCGCTGGTCGCCCTTGAGGTGGGGGGCCACAGGGCTGCGGATTCCCAAGAGCCACCCAGTCCCGGCCCGGAGCCTCGCCCCAGGATGTCGCGCCACAAGGAGGGCGCAGGAGCCCGGACAGTCCAGCGGCCGGAGGAGAGGGCTGGAAGGACGTggcagggaagcccaggagcccCGACCCCCAACCGTGGAGTTTGACACCTGTCCCCGGGCCGGCTCACCACGTCCAGATCCGCCGCCAGGGCCCAGCTTCTGGGTCAGGGCCCGCCGGGTCAGCTGACCGCGCGCCGCCGCCCGGCCCCGGGAACCGCAGGACCCGCCCCCACGCCGCTTGCGGGGCGGACCCGGCCTGGAGGCGCCCCTGGGGCCGCGCCTGGTGTCCCCGCCCCCAACCACCTCCGCGCTCCGCCCCGGCGTGGGCGGGGCCCTCCGGCTCCCAACGCGCAGGCGCCGCTGCTATGCTGAGCGCCGCGTCTCGCGTAGTCTCCCGCGCCGCCGTGCACTGCGCGCTTAGTTCCCCGCCGCCCGAGGCCCGCGCGCTGGCCATGTCCCGGCCACCGCCACCGCGGGTCGCCACGGTGCTGGGCACCATGGAGATGGGGCGCCGCATGGACGCGCCCGCCAGCGCCGCGGCCGTGCGCGCCTTTCTGGAGCGCGGCCACACCGAACTGGACACGGCCTTCATGTACAGCGACGGCCAgtccgagaccatcctgggcggCCTGGGGCTCGGGCTGGGCGGCGGTGACTGCAGAGGTAACAGTGGCCCCTAATTCTCCCCATGCATCGTGCAGAGCTGAGCCCGTCCCCAGCCGTGCACCACCCCGCCCGGGCCCGGCCGCGGGCAGCACCGACGGCTTCGCCCCTCGCCCCACCCACGTCCACCCCGCAGCTCTGGGAACCCCGGGACAACTGGACAGTGCTTTGCCCTGACTCCTTTCCCCCACTCTCCTTCCACTGGGAGTTGCAGCGCGAGAGTCCCCCCCTAGCCTGGTGTGGCCCATCGCTTCCCACCTCCACTGATGCCCCCGCCTCCAAACCTGCCAGGTGCCCATAACCGGTCTCCACCCAGGCTCTCCCCCTTTTCTCTACCCCTTCGTTGCCATCATCACCCATGCGCTCTCTGGGCAGCCTTTTCTCATCCTGGCCTTTTTCTTAACCGCTAGACTTTGCCCTGTTCAGCTGGCAGTACCTCTGCCTGTCTCAGGGAGAACTGTGGCGATGCCTCAGGCTGGCTGGGAGAGTAGGGGTGTTTGGGAGTGCAGACGCGTGAGGGGTAGGGACTTTCCACTCTATGCCAAGCTTTGACATGGATCACAGGAGAGAAAGTAACTCCAGCCCTCCACAGGGAGTTCAGAGTCTAATGGGGAAGACTGAAATAACGATTGCTGGAGAGCCCAGAAGAGAGAGTACTTTGGGGAGCTGCAGGCCAGGGAGAGGCACTAGGGAAGGCTCAGCAAATGCTGGATGGAGCTTGGCCTTAAAGGCTCAGTGGTAGGTTGGAGAACAGGAGAAAGGAGCATTAGAGTGTATGCAAAGACTTGGTTTGGAAATgcagtgtgtgtgatgtgtgaaagGAAGGCCAGTGGGCAGGTGGGGCTTGAGCGGAGGATGGAGGGGACTGTTCCTTGTGAGCCTGGTGCCCTTGATAGCCCTTGGGAGGGTGCCTGGCACGCAGTGAGGACCCAGGGAACATGGGCTGTTACCCTTACCATGCTTCACCCACTGGACTATCCTGAGGCTTCTGCTGCTCACCCCTGAGGAGAGGCTCTCTCTGCGCCCACCTTAGAGTCGTAGCGTGTggtgggtggggttgggggaagagggCGAATGTGAATCTCAGGCCCACGCGCTTTCTAGTTCACCTGGCTGCacgttgttgttattatttgagatggaatcttgctctgtcacccagggtggagtgcaatggcacgatctcagctcactgcaacctctgtgttagcctcccaagtaactgggattacgggtacacgccaccacgcccagctaatttttgtatttttagtagagatgaggtttcaccatattggccaggctggtttccaactcctgacctcaagtgatctgcccacctcagcctcccaaagtgctgggattataggtgtgagccaccgtgcccagccaggttaCATATTATTAATAATGAAGATTTTGTTCCTGAGTTGGTTTTTCTTCTCCAGCCCTTCCCCACTTCCatctttgaggccaggagctcactGGACCAAAGTCCTCAAGCCAGGCCTGAGGCAAAGTTCATGCCAAGAATGCCTGCAGGGCTGTGGGGAAATGGAGAAAATCTGGATGAGGAACTGTGGAACTTGTTCTCTTCCTTATCCCAGCTGATCTCATGACACCCCTCTGAGCTACTGAGCTGAGTTTGCCAAGTGTGAAAAGTGCAgaatccatccacccaccaatccAGACAGCTggagttctttgttttgttttgttttgttttttgttttttgagacagagtctcactctctcacccgggctggagtacaatggcacaatttggactcactacaacctctgcctcccgggttcaagtgattctcctgcctcagcctcccaagtagctggggttacaggcacgtgccaccacacctggctaatttttgtatttttagtagagatggggtttcaccatgttggccaggctggtctcgaactcctgaccttaggtgatccacccatctcagcctcccaaagtgctggtattacaggcgtgagctacctttCCTGGCCCAGCTGGGGttctttttcaatttatatttttatagagggAGGgccttgctacattgcccaggattatctcaaactcttgggcctccctactcagcctcccaaagtactccCAAACTAGgtttacagacttgagccactatacctggacCAACAGCTGGGGTTCTTTCTAGGTGAAAGATTAGTGGAAAATTAACTCATTTCCAAGCTGCTTGGATGCAGAACACTGTTGTCATAGCGATGTGTCTCTACAGTAGTTGGATGTATGCTCATGCTTCTGTGAGtcgggaaggggaggggagaattATAATTACATTCTGCTCAGTTTGCCTTCTAAGCTTGCAAATTGATCTCTACCACTAGGCCACATTCATGTGACTGCTTCGCTTTCCTAAATTCTTCCAGGCCTGCCCCCTTGACTTCTTTCTCTATACTGCAGCCAAGTGTGAACACAGGTGACCGGTTCGCACCCTGACAAAAGCTGGAATGATCAAGTTCAGATTCAGTGGGATGGTATTTAAGAACTTTTGGGATCAGGTCTGTCCCTGTGTCTTGTCCTATGTCCCACTGCTCCTTGCTCTGGAATGTATGCTCCTATAACTTAGACTTGAAGGTTTGGAGCCTCACAtactgggttgtttttttttttttttttttttttttttttgcctctttgaCTTTGCATGGGTTCCTATGCTCTGGAATGTACTTCCTGCTCCTCCTCGTTGGCTGGGACTCTGGGGATGATCCCCTAGAGAAAGCCTTCCCTGGAGTCTCCAAGTTGGCTTCATGCATCTCATGTGGGCTCCTTGGCACGGTGTGCCTTTCCCTCCTGTGCTTACCATATTGTACCGTCATCCTCTAGggctccaggagggcagagaCCCATTGTGTTCAGCTCCTCTCTGCATACTCAGTCTCTAGTGCAAGGCCTTGCACAGCCAGTAGGTTGGCGACTAATGATAGTTATTCTAATAGGTGAATATTGAGAACTCACATATATGACATTATTTAATCCCCAGGACCTCCCAATGAGGACAGTTTGATTATTATCACCCCATTTTTACAGACCATACAATTGAGGCCAAGAGAATATTAGTAATTTAGCTAGGGTTACATAAGTTGGCAAATGGCTTCAGTAGGTCACTTAACCATTCCATTCTCTCTCCAAGTGAAAATTGCCACCAAGGCCAACCCTTGGGATGGAAAATCACTAAAGCCTGACAGTCTCCGGTCCCAGCTGGAGACGTCACTGAAGCGGCTGCAGTGTCCCCGAGTGGACCTCTTCTACCTACATGCACCTGACCACAGCACTCCAGTGGAAGAGACACTGCGCGCCTGCCACCAGCTGCACCAGGAGGTGAGGGGGCCCTCCGGACTCCAAAGGTGGGCTCCTGCCCCTTTCTTTATCCTGATCCTACTCATGACAGCAGAGGTACCAGGGCGGTCCCAGGGTGGAGCAGGGAACAGCCCCATTCCCCGGggccccaccctggcctccccttCCTGGTCTGGGCTGCACTGGGTTCTGACTGCTGCCTCACCCCTGCAGGGCAAGTTCGTGGAGCTTGGCCTCTCCAACTATGCCGCCTGGGAAGTGGCCGAGATCTGTACCCTCTGCAAGAGCAATGGCTGGATCGTGCCCACTGTGTACCAGGTGAGGGCCGGGGCTGCAGAGGCCAAGGTCTCGAGGACTCCTGCTCATCTTGGGCTATCTTTGCCCCTCCGACTGCCCCCTGTGCCCTCTGCATAGCAGCCACTCCCCTGCTGAAAGCCTGCAGATGGCTCCCAGGTACCCTCAGGATGCCATTGAAGCTCCTCAGCCAGGCCACTGGGCGTCTGCTTCCTTACTGCCGGCCTGTGCACCTTGGacccctccttccccacctccttTCGTACTTCAGCCTGGAACACAtttcccctgccctcctccctgggagAAGCACTCGGGCCTTACATAGAGGTCTCCTCCTCTGGAAGCCTTTCTAGACAGCCCCACAGGAGTCTCCAGTCTCCAAACCTCATCTTCATGCATTCAGCGAGTACTTTCCAGCTCCTTGTTTGATCGTAGAACCTAACTTTATTGTAATTAACTGCCTTCctgtctatttttttaaacttgagtAAACATCTCCTGGAGGCAGGGATTTTGTGACACCTACTTGTGGTTGTAACCAGTGTCCAGCATGGAGTTGATACACCAGATATCTGTGGAAAGATATCATTCCACTTCAATTTTCTGTCCTTGGACCCAACaccctccccccatcccctgcTAACAGTAGTCATGTTAGAAGATTGCTGAAGTCCTGGGCTAGTGTTGCTTTAGAGTTTTAAAAGTGGAAGGCAACAGTTC
This region of Macaca fascicularis isolate 582-1 chromosome 1, T2T-MFA8v1.1 genomic DNA includes:
- the LOC102142158 gene encoding aflatoxin B1 aldehyde reductase member 2 isoform X2; amino-acid sequence: MLSAASRVVSRAAVHCALSSPPPEARALAMSRPPPPRVATVLGTMEMGRRMDAPASAAAVRAFLERGHTELDTAFMYSDGQSETILGGLGLGLGGGDCRVKIATKANPWDGKSLKPDSLRSQLETSLKRLQCPRVDLFYLHAPDHSTPVEETLRACHQLHQEGKFVELGLSNYAAWEVAEICTLCKSNGWIVPTVYQGMYNATTRQVETELLPCLRHFGLRFYAYNPLAGGLLTGKYKYEDKDGKQPVGRFFGNSWAETYRNRVPMGTRSSWACPAWSSWSRTWQQRRKGPWSRLSWTPLIKPGIWLLTNVPTTSARPIVAQAAQGSSVTSFVLSH
- the LOC102142158 gene encoding aflatoxin B1 aldehyde reductase member 2 isoform X1, encoding MLSAASRVVSRAAVHCALSSPPPEARALAMSRPPPPRVATVLGTMEMGRRMDAPASAAAVRAFLERGHTELDTAFMYSDGQSETILGGLGLGLGGGDCRVKIATKANPWDGKSLKPDSLRSQLETSLKRLQCPRVDLFYLHAPDHSTPVEETLRACHQLHQEGKFVELGLSNYAAWEVAEICTLCKSNGWIVPTVYQGMYNATTRQVETELLPCLRHFGLRFYAYNPLAGGLLTGKYKYEDKDGKQPVGRFFGNSWAETYRNRFWKEHHFQAIALVEKALQAAYGTSVPSMTSAALRWMYHHSQLQGAHGDTVILGMSSLEQLEQNLAATEEGPLEPAVVDAFNQAWHLVAHECPNYFR